One Sphingomonas sabuli genomic region harbors:
- a CDS encoding EthD family reductase gives MYILTITFANSTGATFDFDYFRNDHLPKIGRAFGPYGLGYASVLRGEEGVDGKAPPYFATVILSFREESGARDALASGDGQALLDDMAAFTNTKPVLQFNTPVA, from the coding sequence AGCACCGGCGCGACTTTCGACTTCGACTATTTCCGCAACGACCATCTGCCCAAGATCGGCAGGGCGTTCGGCCCCTATGGCCTTGGCTACGCCAGCGTGCTGCGCGGGGAAGAAGGCGTCGACGGGAAGGCGCCGCCCTATTTCGCGACGGTCATCCTGAGCTTTCGCGAGGAATCGGGCGCCCGCGATGCGCTCGCTTCCGGCGACGGCCAGGCATTGCTCGACGACATGGCCGCCTTCACCAACACCAAGCCGGTGCTGCAATTCAACACGCCGGTGGCCTGA
- a CDS encoding nuclear transport factor 2 family protein, protein MAASLAAVPAAAYQQPATAIAEPGSVAEALNAFVVSFRSLDKEAFSDLFATDATVFFPQKPFPLHRISGRAAVTGWFGKLFDARRGEPLQIDPQDVQIQQFGDSAIATFHLGKTEKGLGRRTLVFQRRDGVWKIAHLHASSIVVAEGERG, encoded by the coding sequence ATGGCCGCCAGCCTGGCGGCCGTGCCCGCGGCCGCGTACCAGCAGCCCGCAACCGCGATTGCCGAGCCCGGCAGCGTCGCCGAGGCCCTAAATGCCTTCGTGGTCTCATTCCGCAGCCTCGACAAGGAAGCCTTCTCCGACCTGTTCGCCACTGACGCCACGGTGTTCTTTCCGCAGAAGCCGTTTCCGCTGCACCGCATCAGCGGACGTGCGGCGGTCACCGGATGGTTCGGCAAGCTGTTCGACGCTCGTCGCGGAGAGCCGCTGCAGATCGATCCCCAGGACGTCCAGATTCAGCAGTTTGGCGATTCCGCCATCGCCACCTTCCATCTTGGCAAGACCGAGAAGGGACTGGGCCGGCGGACGCTGGTTTTCCAACGCCGGGACGGCGTCTGGAAGATTGCGCATCTGCATGCGTCGTCGATTGTCGTCGCGGAGGGCGAGCGCGGGTGA
- a CDS encoding YybH family protein: MIGYAIALALAALPATPNPQADDKVAINTALNKVYGAISGPVGAPRDWDAMRAMFTPDARLYAAGKDGKLGGGTVQDYIDRSGKLLIESGFTETALVNRIEAYGDVAQVWSSYEGRFTADGKPKSVRGINSFQLHRQATGEWKVHSILWQSEHADLPLPPDMVAPK, from the coding sequence ATGATTGGATATGCCATTGCACTTGCGCTCGCCGCGCTTCCGGCCACGCCCAACCCGCAGGCCGATGACAAGGTCGCCATCAACACCGCGCTGAACAAGGTCTACGGCGCAATATCCGGCCCGGTCGGCGCGCCGCGCGACTGGGACGCGATGCGGGCGATGTTCACGCCCGACGCGCGCCTGTACGCAGCCGGGAAAGACGGCAAGCTCGGCGGCGGCACGGTCCAGGATTACATCGACCGCAGCGGCAAGTTGCTGATCGAATCCGGCTTCACCGAGACCGCGCTGGTCAACCGTATCGAAGCGTATGGCGACGTGGCGCAGGTCTGGTCGTCCTATGAAGGGCGTTTCACCGCCGACGGGAAGCCGAAGAGCGTTCGCGGCATCAACAGCTTCCAGCTGCATCGCCAGGCGACCGGCGAATGGAAAGTGCATTCGATCCTTTGGCAGTCGGAACATGCCGACCTGCCGCTACCGCCGGACATGGTGGCGCCCAAGTGA
- a CDS encoding DUF6694 family lipoprotein, which yields MRVAVLLACALAGCGSNEPTVIDGSSAQAFEASVSRAREDLPDGDRMTFDRAIRTVGGRWMGNPDPDKAARVTFNGMTAAEIVADQEARETGG from the coding sequence ATGCGTGTCGCGGTCCTGCTGGCATGCGCGCTGGCCGGTTGCGGATCGAACGAGCCGACCGTCATCGACGGATCGTCAGCGCAGGCGTTCGAGGCGAGCGTGAGCCGGGCGCGGGAGGATTTGCCCGACGGCGACCGGATGACGTTCGACCGGGCGATCCGCACCGTCGGCGGCCGCTGGATGGGCAATCCGGACCCGGACAAGGCGGCGCGGGTTACATTCAACGGGATGACGGCGGCGGAGATCGTCGCCGACCAGGAAGCGCGCGAAACAGGAGGATGA
- a CDS encoding CoA transferase subunit A, whose product MKKIYDSAAAALDGLLRDGLLIAAGGFGLSGIPERLLDAIRDSGVKDLTFASNNAGIDNEGIGKLLRTRQVKKMISSYVGENKEFERQFLSGELEVEFCPQGTLAERMRAGGAGIPGFYTKTGVGTQVAEGKEVKEFGGEDYILERGIFADLSIVKGWKADESGNLMFRKTARNFNLPAATCGKVCVAEVEEIVPVGSLDPDCIHLPSIYVNRLILGAPYDKKIEFTTTRERETA is encoded by the coding sequence ATGAAAAAAATCTATGATAGCGCGGCGGCGGCGCTCGACGGACTGCTGCGTGACGGCCTGCTGATCGCGGCCGGCGGATTTGGCCTGTCCGGCATTCCCGAACGGCTGCTCGACGCGATCCGCGACAGCGGGGTCAAGGACCTGACCTTCGCATCCAACAATGCCGGCATCGACAATGAAGGCATCGGCAAGCTGCTGCGCACGCGGCAGGTGAAAAAGATGATCAGCTCCTACGTTGGCGAGAACAAGGAGTTCGAGCGCCAGTTTCTGTCGGGCGAGCTGGAAGTGGAATTCTGTCCGCAGGGCACGCTGGCCGAGCGCATGCGCGCCGGCGGCGCGGGCATTCCCGGCTTCTACACCAAGACCGGTGTCGGCACGCAGGTCGCGGAGGGCAAGGAGGTCAAGGAATTCGGCGGCGAGGACTATATCCTGGAGCGCGGGATCTTCGCCGACCTCAGCATCGTCAAGGGCTGGAAAGCGGACGAAAGCGGCAACCTCATGTTCCGCAAGACGGCGCGCAACTTCAACCTGCCGGCCGCGACCTGCGGCAAGGTGTGCGTTGCCGAAGTCGAGGAAATCGTACCGGTCGGGAGCCTCGATCCCGACTGCATCCATCTGCCGTCGATCTACGTCAATCGGCTGATCCTCGGCGCGCCCTACGACAAGAAGATCGAATTCACGACCACACGGGAAAGGGAAACGGCATGA
- a CDS encoding SCP2 sterol-binding domain-containing protein, with product MDKAELVSKMQENQAWVPGKTVKLDFGDKGVILLDGVNQKVSEDDGAADTTIKTAWEDWEKMASGELDGMTAFMTGKLKIEGDMSNAMQLQGVLAKLKG from the coding sequence ATGGACAAGGCCGAGCTCGTTTCGAAGATGCAGGAAAACCAGGCCTGGGTGCCGGGCAAGACCGTCAAGCTCGACTTTGGCGACAAGGGCGTGATCCTGCTCGACGGCGTCAACCAGAAGGTCAGCGAAGATGACGGCGCGGCCGACACCACCATCAAGACCGCCTGGGAAGATTGGGAAAAGATGGCCTCGGGCGAGCTCGACGGCATGACCGCCTTTATGACCGGCAAGCTCAAGATCGAAGGCGATATGTCCAACGCCATGCAGCTGCAGGGCGTGCTCGCCAAGCTGAAAGGCTAA
- a CDS encoding N-acyl homoserine lactonase family protein — protein sequence MIGLVAAALLAAAPADRPQVELWRLDCGSIEVDLGDFSDTGLYAGQKRTLAASCYLVRNGDRYLLWDTGMDRALAGKPKNSDGEELKRSIVQQLASIGLKSSDVDFVGISHYHYDHTGQLPDFPSATLLEGKADWAVIRTWPKAEPRYRHWLTGGGKFEEVEGDKDVFGDGTAVMLNLPGHTEGHHALLVKLASGPVLLSGDEYHFHENRDVGGVPSFNTDRADTLASHDRFEKLARNIGARVIIQHEPRDIAKLPPFPKSAQ from the coding sequence ATGATCGGCCTGGTCGCAGCTGCGCTGCTCGCCGCGGCCCCGGCCGACCGGCCGCAGGTCGAATTGTGGCGGCTCGATTGCGGTTCGATCGAAGTCGATCTTGGCGATTTCTCGGACACCGGCCTGTACGCCGGGCAAAAGCGGACGCTGGCGGCCAGCTGCTATCTCGTTCGCAACGGCGACCGGTACCTGCTGTGGGATACCGGCATGGACCGGGCGTTAGCCGGCAAGCCGAAAAATTCGGACGGCGAAGAGCTGAAGCGGTCGATCGTCCAGCAGCTGGCCAGCATCGGCCTTAAATCGTCGGACGTCGATTTCGTCGGGATCAGCCATTATCATTACGACCACACCGGCCAGCTTCCGGACTTTCCGTCCGCCACCCTGCTTGAAGGCAAGGCCGACTGGGCGGTTATCCGCACTTGGCCCAAGGCCGAACCACGGTATCGCCACTGGCTGACCGGCGGTGGGAAGTTCGAAGAAGTGGAAGGCGACAAGGACGTCTTCGGCGACGGCACCGCGGTGATGCTCAACCTGCCGGGGCATACCGAGGGGCATCACGCGCTGCTGGTGAAACTGGCGAGCGGGCCGGTGCTGCTGTCCGGCGACGAATACCACTTTCACGAAAATCGCGACGTCGGGGGCGTACCCAGCTTCAACACCGACCGCGCCGACACGCTGGCGTCTCATGACCGCTTCGAAAAGCTGGCCAGGAACATCGGCGCTCGGGTCATCATCCAGCACGAACCGCGCGACATCGCCAAGCTGCCGCCGTTCCCCAAGTCGGCGCAATAA
- a CDS encoding N-acyl homoserine lactonase family protein, with amino-acid sequence MKVLLAALALAVAAGGQAASPTDTPAKIKLWRLDCGRLDENAARKWAWQKVPTPAPCFLVAHGTRYLLWDSGLSVRALGNAHPTAKLDRTIADQLAQIGIAPEQVEFVGISHYHGDHTGQASKFPRAKLLIGAGDFAALKTTPAPGGAAPPHLQPWLDGKLPVEAVVEDHDVFGDGSVTMIPTPGHTPGHSVLLVNLATGPVILAGDLWFSYEDMVRGAMPHFNSSRAETLASRDRISRLAEKLDAVVVVQHDPADVVKLPAFPNAAE; translated from the coding sequence ATGAAGGTTTTGCTTGCGGCACTGGCACTGGCCGTCGCGGCCGGCGGCCAGGCGGCGTCACCGACGGACACCCCGGCCAAGATCAAATTGTGGCGGCTCGATTGCGGGCGGCTGGACGAAAACGCCGCGCGCAAATGGGCATGGCAGAAGGTGCCGACGCCGGCGCCCTGTTTCCTGGTCGCGCACGGCACCCGTTACCTGCTGTGGGACAGCGGCCTTTCCGTCCGCGCGCTGGGCAATGCCCACCCGACCGCCAAGCTCGACCGAACGATCGCCGACCAGCTGGCCCAGATCGGCATCGCGCCCGAACAGGTCGAGTTCGTCGGGATCAGCCATTATCACGGCGACCATACCGGCCAGGCGTCGAAATTCCCGCGGGCCAAGCTGCTGATCGGAGCCGGCGACTTTGCCGCGCTGAAAACCACGCCCGCGCCGGGCGGCGCGGCGCCGCCTCACCTGCAGCCATGGCTGGACGGCAAGCTGCCGGTCGAGGCGGTGGTCGAGGACCATGACGTGTTCGGCGACGGCAGCGTCACCATGATCCCGACGCCCGGCCATACGCCGGGCCATTCGGTGCTGCTGGTCAATCTGGCGACCGGGCCGGTGATCCTCGCCGGGGACCTGTGGTTCAGTTACGAGGACATGGTGCGCGGCGCGATGCCGCACTTCAATTCCAGCCGGGCGGAAACGCTGGCCTCGCGCGACCGGATCAGCCGGCTGGCCGAGAAGCTCGATGCGGTGGTCGTCGTCCAGCACGATCCCGCCGATGTCGTGAAATTGCCGGCCTTCCCCAACGCCGCCGAATAA
- a CDS encoding ACT domain-containing protein yields MAERDLGRLLATLDPYLSDERFEFAEGEDVDGSAFAVIREAEGPGVIRAAPDGRWARISLGVHSSLEAVGLTAELSRRLAEAGISVNIVAGLRHDHLFVPWDRRNEAVALLRRN; encoded by the coding sequence TTGGCGGAACGCGATCTCGGCCGGTTGCTCGCGACGCTCGATCCGTACCTGTCGGACGAGCGCTTCGAGTTTGCCGAGGGGGAGGACGTGGACGGTTCGGCTTTCGCCGTCATTCGAGAGGCTGAAGGGCCGGGCGTGATCCGGGCGGCGCCGGACGGAAGGTGGGCACGGATTAGCCTCGGGGTTCACTCCAGCCTCGAGGCCGTCGGACTAACCGCCGAGCTGTCCCGGCGGCTGGCCGAAGCGGGGATTAGCGTGAACATCGTCGCCGGCCTTCGCCACGATCACCTTTTCGTGCCCTGGGACAGGCGTAACGAGGCGGTTGCCTTGCTCAGGCGCAACTAG
- a CDS encoding NAD-dependent succinate-semialdehyde dehydrogenase — MGYEADLKLFINGSWRTGEGRDSFQVINPVTGDSIAELPMATEADLDEALDTARRMYPVWRATPVEKRSAILHQAASLLKERAADIARTMTQEQGKPIAESTGEVLGAASLFDWYAEEIKRDYGRVLVRPPGELSRVMHEPVGPVATFTPWNFPIYLLAKKVAAALAAGCSVISKPPEETPGNTLAIARALDDAGLPKGVFQLVHGAPDMVSKHLIGSPTIRKVSFTGSIPVGKHLMKLAADNVTKITLELGGHAPVLIFDDCDLDKTLDMVVPQKFRNAGQVCVSPTRFYVQEGIYDAFIKGFAERTKRVKIGNGLDADTKMGPLANDRRPGAIETLVNDARDKGARVLAGGNRGDSGFFFEPTLLADVPLDADIMNNEPFGPVAVSRPFKDFDEAIQQANRLPYGLAAFAFTENGRRANLLADAIEAGMVGINTFAISIADAPFGGVKESGFGSEGGKEGLETYQVVKAIHQA, encoded by the coding sequence ATGGGATACGAAGCCGACCTCAAACTCTTCATCAACGGCAGCTGGCGCACGGGCGAAGGCCGCGACAGTTTCCAGGTTATCAACCCGGTCACCGGCGACAGCATCGCCGAACTGCCGATGGCCACCGAAGCCGACCTCGACGAGGCGCTCGACACGGCCCGTCGCATGTACCCCGTGTGGCGTGCGACCCCGGTCGAAAAGCGCAGCGCGATCCTGCACCAGGCTGCAAGCCTGCTCAAGGAACGGGCGGCCGACATCGCCCGCACGATGACTCAGGAACAGGGCAAGCCGATCGCGGAGAGCACCGGCGAAGTGCTCGGCGCGGCCTCGCTGTTCGACTGGTACGCGGAAGAGATCAAGCGCGACTATGGCCGAGTCCTCGTCCGCCCGCCGGGCGAACTCAGCCGGGTGATGCACGAACCGGTCGGTCCGGTCGCCACCTTCACCCCGTGGAATTTCCCCATTTACCTCTTGGCGAAAAAGGTCGCCGCGGCGCTTGCCGCCGGCTGCTCGGTCATCTCCAAGCCGCCGGAGGAAACGCCCGGCAACACGCTTGCCATCGCCCGCGCGCTCGACGACGCGGGCCTGCCCAAGGGCGTGTTCCAGCTGGTCCATGGCGCCCCCGACATGGTCAGCAAGCACCTCATCGGCTCGCCGACCATCCGCAAGGTCAGCTTCACCGGGTCGATCCCGGTCGGCAAGCATTTGATGAAGCTCGCCGCCGACAACGTGACCAAGATCACGCTCGAACTTGGCGGCCATGCGCCGGTCCTGATCTTCGACGATTGCGACCTCGACAAGACGCTCGACATGGTCGTCCCGCAGAAATTCCGGAACGCCGGGCAAGTCTGCGTCTCGCCGACCCGCTTTTACGTGCAGGAAGGCATCTACGACGCTTTCATCAAGGGCTTCGCCGAGCGCACCAAGCGGGTGAAGATCGGCAACGGCCTCGACGCGGACACCAAGATGGGGCCGCTCGCCAACGATCGCCGGCCGGGAGCAATCGAGACGCTGGTCAACGACGCCCGCGACAAGGGCGCCCGGGTCCTTGCCGGCGGCAATCGCGGCGACAGCGGCTTCTTCTTCGAACCCACGCTGCTTGCCGACGTGCCGCTGGACGCCGACATCATGAACAATGAACCGTTCGGTCCGGTCGCCGTGTCGCGCCCGTTCAAGGATTTCGATGAAGCGATCCAACAGGCCAATCGCCTGCCCTACGGCCTCGCCGCCTTCGCCTTCACCGAGAACGGCCGCCGCGCCAACCTGCTCGCCGACGCGATCGAGGCGGGCATGGTGGGCATCAACACCTTCGCCATTTCCATCGCCGACGCGCCGTTCGGCGGGGTCAAGGAATCCGGCTTCGGGTCCGAAGGCGGCAAGGAAGGACTTGAGACCTACCAGGTCGTGAAGGCGATCCACCAGGCGTGA
- a CDS encoding CoA transferase subunit B, translated as MPWDRNQMAARAAQELEDGYYVNLGIGIPTLVANHVPAGMTVTLQSENGMLGIGPFPYPDEVDADLINAGKQTVSELDQTSYFDSAQSFAMIRGGHIDLAVLGAMEISENGDIANWMIPGKMIKGMGGAMDLVAGVKKIIVVMEHVAKSGDPKFIPECTLPLTGKNVIDMIITDLCVFHRKDHDSPFRLIELAPGVTADEVAEKTTAKYEA; from the coding sequence ATGCCTTGGGATCGTAACCAGATGGCCGCCCGCGCCGCGCAGGAGCTTGAGGACGGCTATTACGTCAACCTTGGCATCGGCATTCCGACGCTGGTCGCCAACCACGTGCCGGCTGGCATGACCGTCACGCTGCAGAGCGAAAACGGGATGCTCGGGATCGGCCCGTTTCCCTATCCGGACGAGGTTGACGCCGACCTGATCAACGCCGGCAAGCAGACCGTCAGCGAGCTCGACCAGACGAGCTATTTCGACAGCGCGCAAAGCTTTGCCATGATCCGCGGCGGGCACATCGACCTTGCCGTGCTCGGCGCGATGGAGATCAGCGAGAATGGCGACATCGCCAACTGGATGATCCCGGGCAAGATGATCAAGGGCATGGGCGGGGCAATGGACCTGGTCGCCGGGGTCAAGAAGATCATCGTCGTGATGGAGCACGTCGCCAAGAGCGGGGACCCGAAGTTCATCCCGGAATGCACCTTGCCGCTGACCGGCAAGAACGTGATCGACATGATCATCACCGACCTGTGCGTGTTCCATCGCAAGGACCATGACAGCCCGTTCCGGCTGATCGAACTGGCGCCCGGCGTCACCGCGGACGAAGTCGCCGAGAAGACGACGGCGAAGTACGAGGCGTAA
- a CDS encoding N-acyl homoserine lactonase family protein, whose amino-acid sequence MKRIAMAMLAGAAAMVAGCSVSQDGSNAAESNEVTPTAVDSSSAATPQLTLSRLDCGTIEFQDMNGFFSDRPGVYPPGPGKVTDSCYLIRHGDQMLLWDTGLPAATLQEPVQDNGMKGALTVSLADQLAKGGLKPADIDIVGISHMHSDHTGQAAEFSQARLLIGKRDFDQTAGKDDPFGPWRGAGKPVQAVSGETDIFGDGSVVALYLPGHSPDHLALRVNLASGPVLLTGDLYHSTIAREKRSLPGFNTSREQTLESMDKFEALAKQTGAKVVIQHEPADIGKVPAFPQAAK is encoded by the coding sequence ATGAAGCGGATAGCGATGGCGATGCTCGCCGGGGCGGCGGCGATGGTTGCGGGATGTTCGGTATCGCAGGACGGCAGCAATGCGGCCGAGTCCAACGAGGTCACGCCGACCGCGGTCGATTCCTCGTCCGCCGCCACGCCGCAACTGACCCTGTCGCGGCTGGACTGCGGCACCATCGAATTTCAGGACATGAACGGCTTCTTCTCCGATCGGCCGGGCGTCTATCCGCCGGGGCCGGGCAAGGTCACCGATAGCTGCTACCTGATCCGCCACGGCGACCAGATGCTGCTGTGGGATACCGGCTTGCCGGCGGCGACCTTGCAGGAGCCGGTGCAGGACAACGGCATGAAAGGTGCGCTGACCGTGTCGCTGGCCGATCAGCTGGCCAAGGGCGGGCTGAAACCGGCGGACATCGACATTGTCGGTATCAGCCACATGCACAGCGATCATACCGGCCAGGCGGCGGAGTTTTCGCAGGCCAGGCTGCTGATCGGCAAGCGCGACTTCGACCAGACCGCGGGCAAGGACGATCCGTTCGGCCCGTGGCGCGGCGCGGGCAAGCCGGTGCAGGCGGTGTCCGGCGAAACCGATATCTTCGGCGACGGCAGCGTGGTCGCGCTGTACCTGCCCGGCCATTCGCCCGACCATCTGGCGTTGCGCGTGAACCTGGCGAGCGGGCCGGTGCTGCTGACCGGCGACCTGTATCATTCGACCATCGCGCGCGAGAAGCGGTCGCTGCCGGGCTTCAACACCAGCCGCGAACAAACGCTGGAATCGATGGACAAGTTCGAGGCGCTGGCCAAGCAGACCGGCGCCAAGGTCGTCATCCAGCACGAGCCCGCCGATATCGGCAAGGTGCCCGCTTTCCCGCAGGCGGCAAAATGA
- a CDS encoding MFS transporter has translation MSPAHRRALLFPFGCVLIAAGVALHLPMLAMAHSMGNHLAGMPMDAGMWAGMAMILAGVPLAILGALPRHRTGISSHAGTLYEAPDTTPLTRHHALVLLVLTVGLIIDVMKPATLGFVIPGLAQEYGIARSSAAWLPFVALTGTTIGSFLWGWLADMYGRRSTILLSTILFVATSVCGAMPAFEYNLLMCFLMGVSAGGMLPVVYTLLAEIMPPRHRSWVLVLVGGLGLVGGYLVASGAAHLFEPIYGWRALWLQGFPTGIALLLLARLIPESPRFLLEQGRERELEAMAHKFGIVRRQEPPAPADAAVATQRHGQLTAALVITALAWSFVNFGLLLWLPTDLQDRGFSAALASGIIAKSALLALPTLAVVALLYSRWSSKWTLALTIALTLAGLVGALLPAALLQWEPLLVLVIALLVIGTNGLIAVLLPYTAENYPLGGRGRATGLVAGASKVGGVAVQAFALAGLLPTLGSAALVLAGPMALSIGLVAYAGRETRGRSLRELEAGT, from the coding sequence GTGAGCCCCGCGCACCGCCGGGCGCTGCTTTTTCCGTTCGGCTGCGTCCTCATCGCGGCCGGCGTCGCGCTGCACCTGCCGATGCTGGCGATGGCCCACAGCATGGGCAATCACCTTGCCGGAATGCCGATGGACGCCGGCATGTGGGCGGGCATGGCGATGATCCTGGCCGGCGTTCCGCTGGCGATCCTCGGTGCACTGCCGCGCCACCGCACCGGCATCTCCAGTCATGCTGGTACGCTATACGAAGCGCCCGACACCACGCCGCTGACGCGCCACCACGCACTGGTCCTGCTGGTGCTCACCGTGGGCCTGATCATCGACGTGATGAAGCCGGCGACGCTGGGCTTCGTCATTCCCGGGCTGGCGCAGGAATATGGCATTGCCCGGTCAAGTGCGGCGTGGCTCCCCTTCGTCGCCCTGACCGGCACGACGATCGGCTCCTTCCTGTGGGGTTGGCTGGCGGACATGTACGGCCGCCGCTCGACCATCCTTCTGTCCACCATCCTGTTCGTCGCCACCTCCGTCTGCGGGGCGATGCCGGCGTTCGAATATAATCTGCTGATGTGCTTCCTGATGGGCGTGTCGGCGGGCGGCATGCTGCCGGTGGTCTATACGCTGCTGGCGGAAATCATGCCGCCACGGCACCGCAGTTGGGTGCTCGTCCTGGTCGGCGGGCTCGGCCTCGTCGGCGGCTATCTCGTCGCCAGCGGCGCCGCCCACCTGTTCGAACCGATCTACGGCTGGCGCGCTTTGTGGCTGCAAGGCTTCCCGACCGGGATCGCGCTGCTGCTGCTGGCCCGGCTGATCCCCGAAAGCCCGCGCTTCCTCCTCGAACAGGGTCGCGAGCGGGAGCTTGAAGCGATGGCGCACAAGTTCGGGATCGTGAGGCGGCAGGAACCGCCGGCCCCCGCCGACGCGGCGGTCGCGACCCAGCGCCACGGCCAGCTGACCGCCGCGCTCGTCATCACCGCCCTCGCCTGGAGCTTCGTCAATTTCGGCTTGCTGCTGTGGCTTCCGACCGACCTGCAGGACCGCGGGTTCAGCGCGGCTCTGGCCAGCGGGATCATCGCCAAGTCGGCATTGCTGGCGCTGCCCACGCTGGCCGTCGTCGCCCTGCTATACAGCCGCTGGAGCAGCAAGTGGACGCTGGCGCTGACCATCGCGCTGACGCTTGCCGGCCTGGTCGGCGCGCTGCTGCCCGCGGCCCTGTTGCAATGGGAACCGCTGCTGGTGCTGGTCATCGCGCTGCTGGTCATCGGCACCAACGGCCTGATCGCGGTGCTGCTGCCCTACACGGCGGAAAATTACCCGCTTGGCGGCCGCGGCCGGGCGACCGGCCTGGTCGCCGGTGCGAGCAAGGTCGGGGGCGTCGCCGTGCAGGCATTCGCACTGGCCGGACTGCTCCCGACGCTAGGCAGCGCGGCCCTCGTCCTTGCCGGACCGATGGCTCTGTCGATCGGCTTGGTGGCTTATGCCGGGCGCGAAACCCGCGGACGATCGCTCCGCGAACTCGAAGCCGGCACCTGA